In Chroicocephalus ridibundus chromosome 4, bChrRid1.1, whole genome shotgun sequence, one genomic interval encodes:
- the SRP14 gene encoding signal recognition particle 14 kDa protein: MVLLESEQFLTELTRLFQKCRTSGSVFITLKKYDGRTKPVPRKGHVESFEPADNKCLLRATDGKKKISTVVSSKEVNKFQMAYSNLLRANMDGLKKKDKKSKNKKSKATQ; encoded by the exons ATGGTGCTGCTGGAGAGCGAGCAG TTCCTGACAGAGCTTACCAGGCTCTTTCAGAAGTGCAGGACTTCGGGGAGTGTTTTCATAACGCTGAAGAAAT ATGATGGCCGAACAAAACCAGTCCCACGCAAAGGCCATGTAGAAAGTTTTGAACCAGCAGACAATAAGTGTCTTCTAAGAGCAActgatggaaagaagaaaattagcaCAGTG GTGAGCTCAAAGGAAGTAAATAAATTCCAGATG GCATATTCAAATTTGCTGAGAGCTAACATGGATGGcttgaagaaaaaagacaagaaaagcaaaaacaagaAGAGTAAAGCAACACAGTGA